A genomic stretch from Chitinophaga agri includes:
- a CDS encoding zinc-dependent metalloprotease has product MKRITMGLSLLTMVMAVHAQDKSKPAGDSAKASKIMPYEKVITKDAVTRQGMFTVHLVDNKYYFEIPDSLLNRDILVVTRFVGTPELSGVYAGEKANERTIYFEKGPANKLFMRVDLFSVRVKDTTQALAKAVQASAVKPIAAAFDIKTTSPNGNMVIDVTDFFKKENGALSLDPEVKNDMKLGSPADDRTFISSVKAYPINVEVKTTRTYSTSGVAIPGAALSGFVTLDLNISMVLLPKEPMRKRLFDERVGYMANKFILFDEGAQATQEKYLIARYRLEPKPEDVERYKRGELVEPAKQIVYYIDPGTPKKWRPYLIAGVNDWQQAFEQAGFKNAIVAKEWPENDTTMSLEDARFSVIRYLASPIPNAYGPRISDPRSGEIIESHVGWYHNVMKLIHDWYMIQVGPNDPRARKMEFDDELMGDLIRFVSSHEIGHTIGLRHNMGASSQTPVEKLRDKAWVEANGHTVSIMDYARFNYVAQPEDNIGKAGLYPRIGAYDKWAVQWGYKQLFNTADEYEDSKILNKWIVDSLAANPRLWFGGEGKGEDPRSQSEDLGDNVMVANEYGIRNLKRVVPELVKWTAEDGDMDANLERMYKGVVRQYTRYLYHVMKYIGGQYVTAKSTEQAGNVYERIPRAKVKEAISFIGRNLMEPPLWLYDKHITARLKTNEMDEIATLQNNMLTTILNAGFMYNMMQKYADGEEAYTVTAYLSDVKKAMWKTPTGDAVKDIYYRNLQRMYVEKLIMAVNTAKPKEGRLLSNVERSDAHLYAITHLQQLKAELMLSNAPGAINQAHKAVMIKTIDKALKGDDK; this is encoded by the coding sequence TACGATGGGGCTGTCATTACTCACCATGGTAATGGCAGTCCATGCCCAGGACAAAAGCAAACCGGCCGGAGATTCTGCTAAAGCCAGCAAGATCATGCCTTATGAGAAGGTCATCACAAAAGATGCTGTGACCCGTCAGGGAATGTTCACTGTACATCTTGTCGATAATAAATATTACTTCGAGATACCTGATTCATTACTGAACAGGGATATCCTGGTAGTGACCCGATTTGTCGGCACACCGGAGCTGTCAGGCGTATACGCTGGTGAAAAGGCCAATGAGCGCACGATCTATTTTGAAAAAGGCCCGGCCAATAAGCTGTTCATGCGTGTGGACCTCTTTTCCGTACGTGTGAAAGACACCACCCAGGCGCTGGCAAAGGCCGTACAGGCTTCTGCTGTAAAGCCGATCGCTGCCGCTTTTGATATCAAAACGACCAGCCCTAACGGGAACATGGTGATCGATGTAACCGACTTCTTCAAAAAAGAGAATGGTGCATTGTCCCTCGATCCTGAAGTAAAGAATGATATGAAGCTCGGTAGCCCTGCTGATGACCGTACATTTATCAGCAGCGTGAAGGCTTATCCGATCAACGTGGAGGTAAAGACCACCCGTACCTACTCTACATCAGGCGTGGCCATACCGGGTGCCGCTTTGTCCGGCTTCGTAACACTGGATCTGAATATTTCTATGGTATTGCTGCCTAAAGAGCCGATGCGCAAGCGTCTGTTCGATGAAAGGGTAGGGTATATGGCAAATAAATTTATCCTCTTTGATGAAGGTGCGCAGGCGACACAGGAGAAATACCTGATCGCGCGTTACCGCCTCGAACCTAAACCGGAAGATGTAGAAAGATATAAACGTGGTGAACTGGTTGAACCGGCAAAACAGATCGTGTACTACATTGATCCGGGTACACCAAAGAAGTGGCGTCCATACCTCATCGCAGGCGTAAATGACTGGCAGCAGGCATTTGAACAGGCGGGCTTTAAAAACGCCATTGTTGCAAAGGAATGGCCGGAAAATGATACGACGATGAGTCTGGAAGATGCCAGATTTTCTGTTATCCGCTACCTGGCCTCTCCTATACCCAATGCATATGGTCCGAGGATCAGTGATCCCCGTAGCGGTGAGATCATTGAAAGCCATGTGGGCTGGTACCATAACGTGATGAAACTGATCCATGACTGGTACATGATCCAGGTGGGTCCGAATGATCCGCGTGCAAGGAAGATGGAGTTTGATGATGAACTGATGGGAGACCTGATCCGTTTTGTGTCCTCACATGAAATAGGGCATACGATCGGTCTGCGTCATAACATGGGCGCCAGCAGCCAGACACCGGTAGAGAAACTGAGAGATAAAGCGTGGGTGGAAGCTAATGGGCATACCGTGTCTATCATGGACTATGCGCGCTTTAACTATGTAGCACAGCCGGAAGATAATATCGGTAAGGCGGGCCTCTATCCGCGTATCGGTGCATATGATAAATGGGCGGTTCAGTGGGGATACAAGCAGCTCTTCAATACTGCTGATGAGTATGAAGACAGCAAGATCCTGAACAAATGGATCGTAGACAGCCTGGCCGCTAATCCACGCCTGTGGTTTGGTGGTGAAGGTAAAGGCGAAGATCCGAGAAGTCAGTCGGAAGATCTCGGAGACAACGTAATGGTGGCCAATGAATATGGTATCCGTAACCTGAAAAGGGTCGTGCCTGAGCTGGTTAAATGGACAGCGGAAGATGGTGACATGGATGCCAATCTGGAACGCATGTATAAAGGCGTGGTCAGACAGTATACCAGGTACCTGTACCATGTGATGAAGTATATCGGCGGACAGTATGTTACCGCCAAGAGCACGGAACAGGCAGGTAATGTGTATGAGCGGATTCCCAGGGCTAAAGTAAAAGAGGCGATCAGCTTTATAGGACGTAACCTCATGGAACCGCCATTGTGGTTGTACGATAAGCATATCACAGCCCGGCTGAAGACAAACGAGATGGACGAGATCGCAACGCTGCAGAATAATATGCTGACCACTATCCTGAATGCCGGCTTCATGTACAACATGATGCAGAAATACGCGGATGGTGAAGAAGCATATACTGTGACAGCGTATCTGAGCGACGTGAAGAAGGCGATGTGGAAAACACCAACGGGCGATGCTGTAAAGGATATCTATTACAGGAATCTGCAGCGTATGTACGTGGAGAAGCTGATAATGGCAGTGAATACAGCGAAGCCTAAAGAAGGCCGACTGTTGAGCAACGTAGAGCGTAGTGATGCACATCTGTACGCAATTACACACCTGCAGCAGCTGAAAGCAGAGCTGATGCTCAGCAATGCGCCGGGCGCCATCAATCAGGCACACAAAGCGGTCATGATCAAAACGATTGACAAAGCCCTGAAGGGCGATGACAAATAA